A genomic segment from Candidatus Leptovillus gracilis encodes:
- a CDS encoding carbohydrate ABC transporter permease produces the protein MATISQPISQGGLQANERQAAVRKVLSYGVLFLLALTFIYPFLLAIATSFKSLPEINQFPVSLIPKEISLEGYRRLLNFNVPRWTINSGLVAVSVTLGNLLFASLGGYALARIRFPGSRAVFLGILGTMMIPGIVLLIPMFIVLKLLGFVDTYAGLIVPKLITAFSIFLMKQFFESVPRELEEAARIDGATPLQIFFRVVLPTAKPALVALTIFSFQGAWNDFMHPLIVITVNQSLFTLPLGLALLRGGMGQNLQWNSLMAGSMLTTLPMAIIFFVFQRYFIEGTSYSGIK, from the coding sequence ATGGCGACGATCAGTCAACCCATTTCTCAGGGTGGTTTGCAGGCAAATGAACGGCAGGCAGCGGTCAGGAAAGTGTTGTCTTATGGCGTCTTGTTCTTGCTGGCCCTGACCTTCATTTATCCGTTTTTGCTGGCGATTGCCACCAGCTTTAAATCCTTACCCGAAATCAACCAGTTTCCGGTGAGCCTGATACCCAAAGAGATTTCGCTGGAAGGGTATCGGCGGCTGCTGAACTTTAATGTGCCGCGCTGGACGATTAACAGCGGGCTGGTGGCCGTATCGGTTACGCTGGGCAACTTGTTGTTTGCCAGCCTGGGCGGTTATGCGCTGGCGCGTATTCGCTTTCCGGGCAGTAGAGCCGTTTTTCTGGGCATTTTGGGCACGATGATGATTCCGGGCATTGTGCTGCTGATCCCGATGTTTATTGTGTTGAAATTGTTGGGATTTGTGGACACATATGCTGGTCTGATTGTGCCTAAATTGATTACGGCGTTTAGCATTTTTCTGATGAAACAGTTTTTCGAGTCGGTGCCGCGTGAATTGGAAGAGGCGGCGCGCATTGATGGGGCGACGCCGCTGCAAATTTTCTTCCGCGTGGTGCTGCCGACGGCCAAACCGGCGCTGGTAGCGCTGACCATATTCAGCTTTCAGGGAGCGTGGAACGATTTTATGCACCCGTTGATTGTGATCACGGTGAACCAGAGTTTGTTCACGCTGCCGTTGGGGTTGGCGCTGCTGCGCGGTGGCATGGGGCAGAATTTGCAATGGAATTCGCTGATGGCCGGTTCGATGTTGACCACGCTGCCGATGGCGATTATCTTTTTTGTGTTTCAGCGGTACTTTATCGAGGGAACCAGCTACAGTGGGATTAAGTGA
- a CDS encoding rhodanese-like domain-containing protein, whose amino-acid sequence MKQKYIWLTGLLLVLILAACGGAANAGDTAVAEQTAPSTADGELNLPDTVDVQTVAQIKGREDVVLFDVREQFEYDEAHIAGVTLIPLGDLPNRLSEIPTDKTVIITCRSGNRSGQAADFLRENGFTNVHNMEGGIVAWQQAGLPVEK is encoded by the coding sequence ATGAAACAGAAATATATCTGGCTTACTGGTTTGCTGCTGGTGTTGATTTTAGCTGCCTGTGGTGGGGCAGCAAACGCGGGGGATACGGCCGTTGCCGAACAAACCGCCCCATCCACCGCCGACGGCGAACTGAACCTACCCGACACAGTAGACGTACAAACCGTCGCCCAAATCAAAGGCCGTGAAGACGTAGTGCTGTTCGACGTGCGCGAGCAGTTTGAATACGACGAAGCCCACATCGCCGGCGTCACCCTTATCCCCCTGGGCGACCTTCCTAACCGCCTCAGCGAAATCCCCACCGACAAAACCGTCATCATCACCTGCCGCAGCGGCAACCGCAGCGGTCAGGCAGCCGACTTTTTGCGCGAAAACGGCTTCACCAACGTCCACAACATGGAAGGCGGCATCGTCGCCTGGCAGCAAGCCGGGCTGCCCGTGGAAAAATAA
- a CDS encoding GlsB/YeaQ/YmgE family stress response membrane protein, with the protein MGILSWIIFGALAGWIASMIVGRNDQMGCLTNIIVGIIGAVVGGWIMSLFGGSGVTGFNLPSFVVAVVGAVVFLGVLNLLTGRRR; encoded by the coding sequence ATGGGCATTTTGAGTTGGATCATCTTTGGGGCATTGGCCGGTTGGATTGCCAGCATGATTGTAGGACGTAACGACCAGATGGGCTGCCTGACAAACATCATTGTCGGCATTATCGGCGCGGTGGTGGGCGGTTGGATCATGAGTCTGTTTGGCGGTTCTGGTGTCACCGGTTTTAACCTGCCCAGTTTTGTGGTGGCGGTCGTCGGGGCTGTGGTTTTCTTGGGGGTTTTGAATTTGCTTACCGGTCGTCGGCGCTAA
- a CDS encoding S8 family serine peptidase: protein MEISIQNNEVVPEQGKWLGRFAALLVWAAIGLLSFWLQARAWLAPGLGELPADTQALTDTLLQVVTLGIPLLLLAWRWPHPRYRAMFQTWLWGCGLLLALGVARFVPPAQSQLLSWLQLMGALVWLAVVYLVLWRRRPLPTNWSGTPLALGLTAVTLYPWPGWGALGSPLDVLLAALLGGAVGISVSLIVAHFWRQSLADLSRGPRHDALTGGFVVGVLLLIVASGLSLNGAQLVMMVGLPALGWLAAGVTGWPAVAVVVGLGTAVPLAFMDTDATSVIAADSILLWSFLAALASLALAWLLGAVLVWTAGRRSAPRRAALGWGAAAAALFIGGLIYSQGGQTGFHGDTLFVVLRDQADVTAAAAMPDYNARRQFVYDTLVSHADATQADLRADLDRLGVSYTPYYLVNALEVSGGWPMQVWLASRPEVDRVLPNPTLRPPQGAPLAVSPTAARPSAPRWNLTGIGATAVWQDFGVTGEGIVIGQSDSGVQWDHPELLPTYRGRSGNHDYNWYDPWTHAAVPQDAGGHGTHTLGSIVGQTVGVAPGASWYACANLPRNVGSPARYLDCMQFMLAPFPLNGSPLRDGDPLRSAHVLNNSWGCPEAYEGCDAESLRPAVAALRAAGIFVVASAGNAGPACSTVADPPALYAEAFSVGAVNEAGDLAAFSSRGPVMVDGSGRTKPDILAPGVQVLSSLPGDGYGLLDGTSMAGPHVAGVVALIWSANPALIGNIERTEEILRATATSFTGQVGTSLLAEMMGQLEDSGLSLPAQTPPEDMAGFGVCYLEGNAVPNNLTGYGIVNAYRAVEMARRGN from the coding sequence ATGGAAATATCAATACAAAACAACGAAGTAGTGCCAGAACAAGGCAAATGGTTAGGGCGCTTTGCTGCGCTGCTGGTGTGGGCGGCGATTGGGTTGCTTTCGTTTTGGCTGCAAGCCCGGGCCTGGCTGGCGCCGGGCCTGGGCGAGCTTCCAGCCGATACCCAGGCGTTAACCGACACATTGCTCCAGGTGGTGACGTTGGGCATTCCGCTGCTGCTGCTGGCCTGGCGTTGGCCCCATCCGCGTTACCGGGCCATGTTTCAGACATGGCTGTGGGGCTGCGGGCTGCTGCTGGCGCTGGGCGTGGCCCGATTTGTGCCCCCGGCGCAGAGCCAACTGCTGTCCTGGCTGCAGCTGATGGGGGCGCTGGTCTGGCTGGCGGTGGTGTATCTGGTCTTGTGGCGGCGACGGCCGCTGCCTACCAACTGGTCTGGGACGCCGCTGGCGCTGGGGTTAACGGCCGTTACCCTCTATCCCTGGCCCGGTTGGGGCGCGCTCGGTTCGCCGCTGGACGTGCTGTTGGCGGCGCTGCTGGGCGGGGCTGTGGGTATTTCCGTCAGTCTCATCGTCGCTCATTTCTGGCGCCAATCCCTGGCCGACCTGTCTCGCGGGCCGCGCCACGACGCCCTGACCGGCGGCTTTGTCGTGGGGGTGCTGTTGCTCATCGTCGCCAGCGGCCTGAGCCTGAACGGGGCGCAGTTGGTCATGATGGTCGGTCTGCCGGCGTTGGGCTGGTTGGCGGCGGGCGTGACCGGCTGGCCGGCGGTGGCGGTGGTGGTCGGTTTGGGCACGGCCGTGCCCCTCGCGTTCATGGATACCGACGCCACCAGCGTCATTGCCGCCGACTCGATTCTGCTCTGGTCTTTTTTGGCGGCGCTGGCCTCGCTGGCGCTGGCCTGGTTGTTGGGCGCGGTGCTGGTGTGGACGGCGGGCCGTCGTTCAGCGCCGCGCCGCGCGGCGCTGGGGTGGGGGGCAGCGGCCGCTGCCTTGTTCATCGGCGGGTTGATTTACAGCCAGGGCGGGCAGACTGGTTTCCACGGCGACACCCTCTTTGTGGTACTGCGTGATCAGGCGGACGTGACGGCGGCCGCCGCCATGCCCGATTACAACGCCCGACGGCAGTTTGTCTATGACACGTTGGTGAGCCACGCTGATGCCACCCAAGCCGACTTGCGCGCCGACCTGGACCGTCTGGGCGTGTCTTACACGCCCTATTACCTGGTGAACGCCCTGGAAGTGTCGGGTGGTTGGCCGATGCAGGTGTGGCTCGCCAGCCGGCCGGAGGTGGACCGCGTGCTGCCTAATCCCACGCTGCGCCCGCCGCAAGGCGCACCGCTGGCCGTGTCACCGACGGCTGCGCGCCCGTCGGCGCCGCGGTGGAACCTGACGGGCATTGGGGCAACGGCCGTATGGCAGGATTTTGGCGTCACCGGTGAAGGCATCGTCATCGGCCAGTCTGACTCCGGCGTGCAGTGGGACCATCCCGAACTGCTGCCGACTTATCGCGGCCGTTCTGGCAACCACGACTACAACTGGTACGATCCCTGGACCCATGCTGCCGTCCCCCAAGACGCAGGCGGGCACGGCACACATACCCTCGGCTCGATTGTCGGGCAGACGGTGGGCGTGGCCCCCGGCGCAAGCTGGTACGCCTGCGCCAATCTGCCGCGCAACGTGGGCAGCCCGGCGCGCTACCTGGACTGTATGCAATTTATGCTGGCCCCCTTCCCGCTGAACGGCAGCCCGCTGCGCGATGGCGACCCGCTGCGCTCGGCTCATGTGCTAAACAATTCCTGGGGCTGCCCCGAAGCCTACGAAGGCTGCGACGCGGAATCGCTGCGGCCGGCAGTGGCTGCGCTGCGGGCGGCGGGTATTTTTGTCGTCGCCTCGGCGGGCAACGCCGGGCCGGCGTGCAGCACCGTCGCCGATCCGCCGGCGCTGTACGCGGAGGCTTTCTCGGTGGGCGCGGTGAACGAGGCGGGTGATCTGGCCGCTTTTAGCAGTCGTGGCCCGGTGATGGTTGATGGCAGCGGCCGTACCAAACCAGACATCCTGGCGCCCGGCGTGCAGGTGTTGTCGTCGCTGCCGGGGGATGGTTATGGCTTGCTGGACGGCACTTCGATGGCCGGGCCGCACGTTGCCGGGGTGGTGGCCCTGATCTGGTCGGCCAATCCTGCCCTGATCGGCAACATTGAGCGCACAGAGGAAATTTTGCGGGCGACGGCCACGTCATTTACCGGCCAAGTAGGCACATCGCTGCTGGCCGAGATGATGGGGCAGCTAGAAGATTCTGGCCTGTCGCTGCCGGCGCAGACACCGCCGGAAGATATGGCCGGGTTCGGCGTATGTTATCTGGAAGGAAACGCCGTACCCAACAATCTGACCGGCTACGGCATCGTCAATGCGTATCGCGCCGTAGAGATGGCCCGGCGCGGGAACTGA
- a CDS encoding DUF3054 domain-containing protein — translation MMAHNTMRWTPMVLLLGDLIAILLFVFTGQRDHNTVDAARPLLGLLRTAFPFLLAWVTVAWVVKAIPLDAQGMRLPTLLARTVNAWFIAAPLALLLRAFMLGRDIPPAFMLVTLTLGSLFVLAWRLAFGLIWQKGMNRQPGQPAESV, via the coding sequence ATGATGGCACACAATACAATGCGCTGGACCCCTATGGTGCTGCTTTTGGGCGATTTAATCGCCATTTTGCTGTTTGTCTTCACCGGACAAAGAGATCATAACACAGTGGATGCGGCACGGCCGTTGCTCGGCCTGCTGCGCACCGCTTTTCCCTTCCTGCTGGCCTGGGTGACGGTAGCCTGGGTGGTTAAAGCCATCCCGTTGGACGCTCAGGGGATGCGGCTGCCCACTCTGCTGGCGCGGACGGTAAACGCCTGGTTTATCGCCGCGCCGCTGGCGCTGTTGCTGCGCGCCTTTATGCTTGGCCGCGATATTCCCCCGGCTTTCATGTTGGTGACATTAACGCTGGGCAGCCTGTTTGTGCTGGCCTGGCGGCTGGCGTTTGGGCTGATCTGGCAAAAAGGGATGAACCGGCAGCCGGGGCAGCCAGCCGAATCAGTTTAG
- a CDS encoding ORF6C domain-containing protein, producing MADESVLIAVDQKDVVFYGDELTAVRANDGRIYASVRHMCQALGLDDNGQRQRIRRHAVLGRGLMVCNLHTIQGDRETFVLRVDLVPLWLSGVRVTAVKKEAQPKLEKFQEEAGTVLWEAFQEGRLTMEPGFEKLLEQDTDAVQAYKMALAIVKLAKQQIMLEGRLGDTELRLENVEERLTTVEEQLSGADVVTEAQASQISQAVKAVALALGKETGRNEFGACYGELYRKFGITSYKLMPQRKFDAAMKFLTEWHQSLVGDAPF from the coding sequence ATGGCAGATGAAAGTGTGTTGATTGCGGTTGATCAGAAGGACGTGGTCTTTTATGGCGACGAATTAACGGCCGTGCGCGCCAATGACGGCCGTATCTATGCCTCCGTGCGCCACATGTGCCAGGCCCTCGGGCTGGACGATAATGGACAGCGGCAGCGCATCCGCCGCCACGCCGTCCTCGGTCGGGGGTTAATGGTGTGCAATTTACACACCATTCAGGGCGATAGAGAAACCTTTGTGCTGCGCGTAGATTTGGTGCCGCTGTGGTTGTCTGGCGTGCGGGTGACGGCCGTCAAAAAAGAAGCCCAACCCAAACTGGAAAAATTCCAGGAAGAAGCGGGAACCGTGCTGTGGGAAGCCTTCCAGGAAGGTCGCCTGACGATGGAACCTGGCTTCGAGAAACTGCTGGAACAAGACACCGATGCCGTACAAGCCTACAAAATGGCGCTGGCGATTGTCAAACTCGCCAAACAGCAGATTATGTTGGAAGGGCGGCTGGGCGACACGGAACTGCGGCTAGAAAATGTGGAGGAGCGGCTGACCACCGTCGAAGAGCAGCTTTCCGGCGCGGATGTGGTAACGGAAGCGCAGGCCAGCCAGATCAGCCAGGCCGTCAAGGCGGTGGCCCTGGCTTTGGGCAAAGAGACCGGCCGCAACGAATTTGGCGCGTGTTATGGCGAACTGTACCGCAAATTTGGCATCACCTCTTACAAACTCATGCCGCAGCGCAAATTCGACGCGGCGATGAAATTTCTGACAGAGTGGCATCAAAGTCTGGTCGGCGACGCGCCGTTCTAA
- a CDS encoding class II fructose-bisphosphate aldolase has translation MIVTTADLFKVAYGKFAVGAYNINNMEQTLGLFEGNVKAQAPFIVQLSKGARKYANPKMLEAIIRAAEELYPDAIYAVHLDHGDEQTCYDCIDSGFYSSVMIDASHYPFDENVAITRRVVERAHAKGISVEAELGMLGGVEEDISVDEKSALLTDPDEAKAFVEQSGCDSLAVAIGTSHGAYKFSGSQGLHFGRMAEIQKRLPGFPLVMHGSSSVPQEEVERINAAGGALDPSAKGVDANEFAKAVPLGVTKVNIDTDGRLVWTRVHREFFRDKPADFDFRKPGTLFVPAYADFIVDKSHKLLSAGTLPLVREALGK, from the coding sequence ATGATTGTAACAACGGCTGATTTATTTAAAGTGGCTTACGGCAAATTTGCTGTCGGCGCGTACAACATCAACAACATGGAACAGACGTTAGGTCTGTTCGAGGGCAACGTGAAGGCACAGGCACCCTTTATCGTGCAGCTTTCTAAAGGGGCGCGCAAATACGCCAATCCCAAGATGCTGGAAGCGATCATCCGCGCCGCCGAAGAGTTGTACCCTGACGCCATTTACGCCGTGCATCTGGACCACGGCGACGAGCAAACCTGCTACGACTGCATTGATTCCGGCTTTTACAGCTCGGTGATGATTGACGCCTCGCACTATCCCTTTGACGAAAACGTCGCCATCACCCGGCGAGTGGTGGAACGGGCGCACGCCAAAGGCATCAGCGTGGAAGCGGAACTGGGTATGTTGGGCGGTGTGGAAGAAGACATCTCCGTGGACGAAAAAAGCGCCCTGCTGACCGACCCCGACGAAGCCAAAGCGTTTGTGGAACAAAGCGGCTGCGACAGTCTGGCGGTCGCCATTGGCACCAGCCACGGCGCGTACAAATTCAGCGGCAGCCAGGGTCTGCACTTTGGCCGCATGGCCGAAATTCAGAAGCGGCTGCCCGGCTTCCCCCTGGTGATGCACGGCTCTAGCTCTGTGCCGCAAGAAGAGGTGGAGCGCATCAACGCCGCCGGCGGCGCGTTGGACCCCTCGGCCAAAGGCGTGGACGCCAACGAGTTTGCCAAAGCAGTGCCGTTGGGCGTGACCAAGGTGAACATTGATACCGACGGCCGTCTCGTCTGGACGCGCGTTCACCGTGAATTTTTCCGCGACAAGCCGGCCGATTTCGATTTCCGCAAGCCCGGAACGCTGTTCGTCCCCGCTTACGCCGACTTCATCGTAGACAAAAGCCACAAACTGCTTTCCGCTGGCACGCTGCCCTTAGTGCGCGAGGCGCTGGGCAAGTAG
- a CDS encoding ribulose-phosphate 3-epimerase — translation MANVKLAPSILAADFARLGEQVAEAVAAGAEYIHVDVMDGHFVPNITIGPLVVAALRPLARQTGALLDVHLMIKNPDRYLADFAQAGADILTVHVETCPHLHRTVQAIRELGVKPGVTLNPATPLVTLEEILPDVDLVLIMSVNPGFGGQSYIPGSTARIRRLRQMLDAIGSKADLEVDGGIKLSNAADIVAAGADVLVAGSAIYGGSRTITENVTDFRKALA, via the coding sequence ATGGCAAATGTCAAATTAGCCCCCTCTATTCTCGCGGCTGATTTTGCCCGGCTGGGCGAACAGGTGGCCGAGGCGGTGGCCGCCGGGGCCGAATACATCCATGTGGATGTGATGGACGGCCATTTTGTGCCCAACATCACCATTGGGCCGTTGGTTGTGGCGGCGTTACGGCCGTTGGCCCGCCAGACCGGCGCACTCTTAGACGTCCACCTGATGATCAAAAACCCCGACCGCTACCTGGCCGACTTTGCCCAGGCCGGGGCCGACATCCTGACCGTTCATGTGGAAACCTGCCCCCACCTGCACCGCACGGTGCAGGCCATCCGCGAATTGGGCGTGAAGCCGGGCGTCACTCTGAACCCGGCCACGCCGCTGGTGACTTTGGAAGAAATTTTGCCCGATGTAGACCTGGTGCTGATCATGTCGGTCAATCCCGGGTTTGGCGGTCAATCTTACATACCTGGCAGTACCGCCAGAATTCGCCGCCTGCGCCAGATGTTAGACGCCATCGGTTCTAAGGCCGATCTGGAGGTAGACGGCGGCATCAAGCTGAGCAACGCCGCCGACATTGTGGCCGCCGGGGCCGATGTGTTGGTGGCCGGCAGCGCCATTTACGGCGGCAGCCGGACGATTACGGAAAACGTGACCGATTTTAGAAAAGCGCTTGCTTAG
- the tkt gene encoding transketolase: MNNDLSSALRPVANTIRVLAMDAVQKANSGHPGMPMGMADVAALLWARYLKFDPQNAHWPDRDRFVLSAGHGSMLLYALLHLSGYDLPLAQLQQFRQWGSHTPGHPEVHETPGVEMTTGPLGQGISTAVGLALAERWLAARYNRPEFTLVDHHTYVIASDGDLMEGISHEASSLAGHLGLGKLIVFYDDNHISIDGSTELSFTEDVLGRYAAYGWGTWRVDGHNPDAIASILAEALADAERPSLIACRTIIGFGSPNRGGTAKAHGEPLGAEEIRLTKEALGVPQEPFWTDPAAYQILGTAGKSGADEHTLWRNVLTGYIARYPDLGAEFQRVMRGELPSGWDDFTVEYTAPDATRNTAHKALNVLAQRVPELLGGSADLTGSNKTDLKGAGDIQNGAFDGRYLRFGVREHGMGAILNGLALHGGVIPYGGTFLVFSDYMRPTIRLAALMKLGVIYVFTHDSIGLGEDGPTHQPIEHLAALRAIPNLTVIRPADAYESAVAWKTAVSRRTSPTAFALTRQKLPLLDPALAEGARNGAYVLVDVADPQVILLGSGSELHIAVEAQKQLAAKGVAARVVSFPSWELFDEMPQDYKDAVLPPQVTARVAIEAGIALGWSQYVGQQGRVISIEHFGASAPFETLYHEFGLTPEAMTAAALELVG; encoded by the coding sequence ATGAACAACGATCTATCCTCCGCGTTGCGTCCGGTGGCTAACACGATTCGCGTGTTGGCGATGGACGCGGTGCAAAAGGCCAACAGCGGCCACCCCGGTATGCCAATGGGCATGGCCGACGTGGCCGCTTTGTTGTGGGCGCGTTATCTGAAGTTTGATCCACAAAATGCACATTGGCCGGACCGCGACCGTTTTGTGCTGTCGGCCGGACATGGCAGTATGCTGCTGTATGCCCTGCTGCACCTGAGCGGTTATGACCTGCCGCTGGCCCAGCTTCAGCAGTTTCGGCAGTGGGGCAGCCACACGCCCGGCCACCCGGAAGTGCATGAGACGCCCGGCGTCGAGATGACGACGGGGCCATTGGGGCAGGGGATTTCGACGGCCGTTGGCCTGGCCCTGGCCGAGCGCTGGCTGGCTGCGCGCTACAATCGGCCAGAATTTACCCTGGTGGACCACCACACCTACGTCATCGCCAGCGACGGCGACCTGATGGAAGGCATCTCCCACGAGGCCAGCTCGCTGGCCGGCCATTTGGGGCTGGGTAAACTGATTGTCTTCTACGACGATAACCACATCAGCATTGATGGTTCCACCGAATTGTCGTTTACCGAGGATGTGTTGGGGCGCTATGCCGCCTATGGCTGGGGGACCTGGCGCGTAGATGGGCATAACCCGGACGCGATTGCCTCTATTTTGGCCGAGGCGCTGGCGGATGCGGAACGGCCGTCGCTCATCGCCTGTCGCACCATCATTGGTTTTGGCAGCCCCAACCGGGGCGGCACAGCCAAGGCCCACGGCGAGCCGCTGGGCGCGGAAGAAATCCGTCTGACCAAAGAGGCGTTGGGCGTGCCGCAAGAGCCGTTCTGGACCGACCCGGCGGCTTACCAGATTTTGGGCACGGCCGGCAAAAGCGGCGCCGATGAGCATACTTTGTGGCGCAACGTGCTGACCGGCTATATTGCCCGCTATCCTGACCTGGGGGCTGAATTCCAGCGCGTTATGCGCGGCGAACTGCCGTCAGGCTGGGATGATTTTACGGTGGAATACACCGCGCCAGACGCGACGCGCAACACGGCCCACAAAGCGCTCAACGTGCTGGCGCAGCGCGTGCCGGAACTGTTGGGCGGCTCGGCCGACCTGACCGGCTCCAACAAGACGGACCTGAAAGGGGCAGGGGATATTCAGAATGGGGCGTTTGACGGCCGTTACCTCCGCTTTGGCGTGCGTGAGCATGGCATGGGGGCCATCCTGAATGGGTTGGCGCTGCACGGCGGGGTGATTCCCTACGGCGGCACTTTCCTGGTTTTCTCTGACTATATGCGCCCCACCATCCGGCTGGCGGCGCTGATGAAATTGGGCGTCATTTACGTCTTCACCCACGATTCCATCGGCCTGGGCGAAGATGGCCCTACCCACCAACCCATCGAACACCTGGCCGCCCTCCGCGCCATCCCCAACCTGACGGTCATCCGCCCGGCGGATGCCTATGAATCGGCGGTGGCCTGGAAAACGGCCGTGTCTCGCCGCACCAGCCCCACCGCCTTCGCCCTCACCCGGCAAAAACTCCCGTTGTTGGACCCCGCCCTGGCTGAGGGCGCCCGAAACGGCGCCTACGTGCTGGTGGATGTGGCCGACCCACAGGTGATTTTGCTGGGGTCCGGTTCTGAGCTGCATATTGCCGTCGAGGCGCAAAAGCAGTTGGCCGCAAAGGGCGTGGCCGCCCGCGTCGTCTCGTTCCCCAGTTGGGAGCTGTTCGACGAGATGCCCCAAGATTACAAAGACGCCGTGCTGCCGCCGCAGGTGACGGCCCGCGTCGCCATCGAAGCGGGCATTGCCCTGGGTTGGAGCCAATATGTCGGCCAGCAAGGCCGGGTCATTTCGATTGAACATTTTGGTGCGTCGGCCCCATTCGAGACGCTGTATCATGAATTTGGCCTGACGCCAGAAGCGATGACCGCCGCGGCGCTGGAATTGGTAGGGTGA
- a CDS encoding phosphoribulokinase, translating to MNRKTIMLGIAGDSAAGKTTLSKGIVDALGPDHVTAICCDHYHKYNRVQRKELGISALSPEGNYVDIMEQHFRLLREGQPILKPVYNHSTGDFDAPEYIKPTKYIIVEGLLPFHTRLMRLCFDVKVYLNPPEELRHKWKIKRDTTKRGYTLEQVLASLSGREDLSPRYIQPQRAMADMVVRFHPPEGHAEETGGHLNANLVLRPTIPHPDMTDILQHSGNGAEPAMRLELGRYDGKPVDFLDISGNVAGEKARELEEVIQSHLPADSSVDLDKLGRYQSGLDEERSYPLALTQLLIAYHMITAGEAVFT from the coding sequence ATGAATCGCAAAACCATCATGCTGGGCATCGCAGGCGACAGCGCGGCCGGCAAGACGACATTGAGCAAAGGTATTGTAGACGCCCTGGGACCAGACCATGTGACGGCTATCTGCTGTGATCATTACCATAAGTACAACCGCGTACAGCGTAAAGAACTGGGCATTAGCGCCCTATCGCCGGAAGGGAATTATGTGGACATCATGGAGCAGCATTTTCGCCTGCTGCGTGAAGGTCAACCCATTTTGAAGCCCGTGTACAACCACAGCACGGGCGATTTTGATGCCCCGGAATATATTAAACCGACCAAATACATCATTGTGGAAGGGCTGCTGCCCTTTCACACCCGCTTGATGCGCCTTTGCTTCGACGTGAAGGTGTATTTGAATCCGCCGGAAGAGCTGCGCCACAAGTGGAAAATCAAGCGCGACACTACCAAACGGGGTTATACGTTGGAGCAGGTGCTGGCTTCGCTGTCCGGCCGTGAAGATTTATCGCCTCGTTACATTCAACCACAGCGGGCTATGGCCGACATGGTGGTGCGGTTTCATCCTCCCGAAGGACATGCCGAGGAGACCGGCGGGCATCTAAACGCCAACCTGGTTCTGCGGCCAACCATTCCCCACCCCGACATGACCGACATTTTACAGCATAGTGGTAATGGTGCTGAACCGGCGATGCGGTTAGAATTAGGGCGCTATGATGGCAAGCCGGTGGACTTTTTGGACATTTCTGGCAATGTGGCGGGCGAAAAAGCGCGCGAATTGGAAGAGGTGATTCAGAGCCATCTACCGGCCGATAGCAGTGTTGATCTGGATAAGCTAGGTCGCTATCAGTCTGGGTTGGATGAGGAGCGCAGCTACCCTCTGGCGCTGACGCAGCTGCTGATCGCTTATCACATGATTACGGCCGGCGAAGCCGTATTTACATAA